In a single window of the Balearica regulorum gibbericeps isolate bBalReg1 chromosome 7, bBalReg1.pri, whole genome shotgun sequence genome:
- the TUBGCP2 gene encoding gamma-tubulin complex component 2 isoform X3, producing the protein MSEFRIHHDVNELLSLLRVHGGEGAEVYIDLLQKNRTPYVTTTVSAHSAKVKIAEFSRTPEDFLKKYDELKSKNTRHLDSLVYLLSKLTEDKETLQYLQQNAKERAELAATAATSGSTNFSIPSSTSKISLQELEELRKQLGSVTANSSVQQPLELTRKILRDKQNKKNFGHPIPVFPSWVYERPALIGDFLIGTSLSTDTTVPIGTLPLASQESVIVEDLLYVLIGVDGRYITAQALVGRQNRAFSVDPNLDLSIKELVTRILPVAASYSAVTRFIEEKSSFEYGQVNHALAAAMRTLIKEYMILITQLEHLQRQGLLSLQKLWFYIQPTMRTLEILASLATSVDKGECMGGSTLSLLHDKTFNYTGDSQAQELCLYLTKAASVPYFEILEKWIYRGIINDPYSEFMVEEHELQKEKIQEDYNDKYWDQRYTVVQQQIPSFLQKMADKILSTGKYLNVVRECGRDVTCPVAKEVIYTLKERAYVEQIEKAYNYASKVLLDFLMEEKELVAHLRSIKHYFLMDQGDFFVHFMDLTEEELKKPVDDIITTRLEALLELALRMSTANTDPFKDDLKIDLMPHDLITQLLRVLAIETKQEKAIISADPTELTLSGLEAFSFDYIVKWPLSLIINRKALTRYQMLFRHMFYCKHVERQLCNVWISNKTAKQFSLHSAKWFAGAFTLRQRMLNFVQNIQYYMMFEVMEPTWHILEKNLKLASNIDDVLSHHTSFLDNCLKDCMLTNPELLKIFSKLMSVCVMFTNCMQRFTQSMKLDNEMDRFTLEHGTMLGPPTEEERAEETAKKKLTSKLLAEHADNLHLTSGFEATINKFDSNFSTHLLDLLDKLSVYSTNDCEHSMLNIIYRSKTEITATAEFAAGSRF; encoded by the exons ATGAGCGAGTTCCGTATTCACCATGATGTCAACGAGTTGCTCAGCCTGCTGCGTGTTCACGGCGGGGAAGGAGCCGAAGTCTACATCGATCTTCTGCAGAAGAATCGAACGCCTTACGTTACTACCACTGTCTCTGCCCACAGCGCGAAG GTAAAAATAGCAGAGTTTTCTCGAACTCCtgaagattttttaaagaagtacgATGAGCTGAAGTCTAAAAACACAAGACATCTAGATTCCTTAGTTTATCTACTGTCAAAACTCACAGAAGACAAAGAG ACGCTTCAGTATTTGCAGCAAAATGCTAAAGAAAGGGCAGAGCTTGCAGCAACTGCAGCAACCAGTGGCAGCACAAATTTTTCCATTCCCTCGTCTACTTCCAAGATATCTCTACAGGAGCTCGAGGAGCTCCGCAAGCAGCTGGGCAGCGTCACAGCCAACTCCAGTGTACAGCAG CCTCTTGAGCTTACACGAAAAATCCTCCGAGATAAGCAGAACAAGAAGAATTTTGGTCATCCCATTCCAGTATTTCCATCCTGGGTGTATGAGAGACCTGCGCTTATTGGTGATTTCTTAATTGGCACCAGTTTAAGCACTGACACAACGGTACCTATAG GTACTTTGCCATTAGCCTCCCAAGAATCCGTGATTGTGGAGGACTTGCTGTACGTTCTGATTGGCGTGGATGGAAGATACATCACAGCACAGGCTCTTGTAGGCAGGCAAAACCGAGCGTTTTCAGTTGATCCAAACTTGGACTTGTCCATCAAAGAGCTGGTGACCAGGATTCTTCCTGTAGCAGCAAGTTACTCTGCTGTCACCAG gTTTATAGAGGAGAAGTCTTCCTTCGAGTATGGACAGGTAAATCACGCTCTGGCTGCTGCTATGCGGACTCTAATCAAGGAATACATGATACTAATAACCCAGCTGGAACATCTTCAGAGACAGGGACTTCTGTCACTGCAGAAACTCTGGTTTTATATCCAGCCCACAATGAGGACCCTGGAGATTCTTGCTTCACTTG cTACTTCTGTGGATAAAGGTGAGTGCATGGGAGGATCAACCCTGAGCTTACTCCACGACAAGACTTTCAATTACACGGGGGACAGCCAGGCCCAGGAGCTGTGCCTGTATTTAACCAAGGCGGCCAGCGTGccttattttgaaattctggaaaagtGGATATATCGAGGCATCATTAATGATCCATACAG TGAGTTCATGGTGGAGGAACatgagctgcagaaggagaagattCAGGAAGACTATAATGACAAATATTGGGATCAAAGATATACTGTTGTTCAGCAACAGATTCCCTCATTCTTGCAGAAAATGGCTGACAAAATACTAAGCACAG ggaaatatttaaatgttgtgCGAGAATGTGGACGTGATGTTACCTGCCCTGTGGCTAAAGAGGTCATCTATACCTTAAAAGAGCGAGCATATGTGGAGCAAATAGAAAAAGCATATAACTATGCTAGCAAAGTTCTTCTGGATTTCCTAATGGAGGAGAAAGAGCTGGTGGCTCACCTAag GTCTATAAAACACTATTTTCTGATGGATCAAGGGGACTTTTTTGTTCACTTCATGGATCTCACAGAAGAGGAACTTAAGAAGCCTGTGGATGACATCATAACTACGAGGCTAGAGGCTCTGCTTGAATTAGCCCTGCGAATGAGCACAGCCAACACAGATCCTTTCAAGGATGATTTAAAG ATTGACTTGATGCCCCATGACCTCATTACACAGCTCTTGAGAGTATTGGCCATAGAAACGAAGCAGGAGAAGGCCATTATCAGTGCAGATCCCACAGAGCTCACTCTCAGCGGTCTGGAAGCATTTTCCTTTGACTACATTGTTAAGTGGCCTCTGTCCCTTATTATAAACAG gaaagcaTTGACAAGATACCAGATGCTTTTCAGACACATGTTCTATTGCAAACATGTGGAAAGGCAGTTGTGCAATGTTTGGATCAGCAATAAGACGGCCAAGCAATTCTCCCTGCATTCAGCTAAGTG GTTTGCTGGTGCTTTCACACTGCGGCAGCGGATGCTGAATTTTGTCCAGAATATCCAGTATTACATGATGTTTGAAGTGATGGAGCCAACATGGCACATTCTTGAGAAGAACCTGAAGTTG GCATCTAATATTGACGATGTCCTGAGCCACCACACAAGCTTCCTGGATAACTGCTTGAAGGACTGCATGCTAACCAACCCAGAGCTGCTGAAGATCTTCTCCAAGCTGATGTCTGTCTGTGTCATGTTCACAAACTGCATGCAG AGGTTCACCCAGAGCATGAAGCTGGATAACGAGATGGACCGGTTCACCTTAGAGCATGGCACGATGCTGGGCCCACCGACAGAGGAGGAGCGTGCTGAAGAGACTGCAAAGAAGAAGCTGACTAGTAAG CTTTTAGCAGAGCATGCTGACAACCTCCACCTGACATCTGGCTTCGAAGCAACGATCAACAAGTTTGATAGCAATTTCTCAACACATCTGCTCGACCTGTTGGACAAACTGAGCGTTTACAGCACCAATGACTGTGAGCACAGCATGCTCAACATCATCTACAG gagcaaaacagaaataactgcaACTGCGGAGTTTGCTGCTGGGAGCAGATTTTAG
- the TUBGCP2 gene encoding gamma-tubulin complex component 2 isoform X1 has translation MSEFRIHHDVNELLSLLRVHGGEGAEVYIDLLQKNRTPYVTTTVSAHSAKVKIAEFSRTPEDFLKKYDELKSKNTRHLDSLVYLLSKLTEDKETLQYLQQNAKERAELAATAATSGSTNFSIPSSTSKISLQELEELRKQLGSVTANSSVQQPLELTRKILRDKQNKKNFGHPIPVFPSWVYERPALIGDFLIGTSLSTDTTVPIGTLPLASQESVIVEDLLYVLIGVDGRYITAQALVGRQNRAFSVDPNLDLSIKELVTRILPVAASYSAVTRFIEEKSSFEYGQVNHALAAAMRTLIKEYMILITQLEHLQRQGLLSLQKLWFYIQPTMRTLEILASLATSVDKGECMGGSTLSLLHDKTFNYTGDSQAQELCLYLTKAASVPYFEILEKWIYRGIINDPYSEFMVEEHELQKEKIQEDYNDKYWDQRYTVVQQQIPSFLQKMADKILSTGKYLNVVRECGRDVTCPVAKEVIYTLKERAYVEQIEKAYNYASKVLLDFLMEEKELVAHLRSIKHYFLMDQGDFFVHFMDLTEEELKKPVDDIITTRLEALLELALRMSTANTDPFKDDLKIDLMPHDLITQLLRVLAIETKQEKAIISADPTELTLSGLEAFSFDYIVKWPLSLIINRKALTRYQMLFRHMFYCKHVERQLCNVWISNKTAKQFSLHSAKWFAGAFTLRQRMLNFVQNIQYYMMFEVMEPTWHILEKNLKLASNIDDVLSHHTSFLDNCLKDCMLTNPELLKIFSKLMSVCVMFTNCMQRFTQSMKLDNEMDRFTLEHGTMLGPPTEEERAEETAKKKLTSKLLAEHADNLHLTSGFEATINKFDSNFSTHLLDLLDKLSVYSTNDCEHSMLNIIYSTKQKMTEIQKVSFKAGKLTHNSQTFSVLKSCSGALAPAVVVLTMGWQPQISRVTPSHPSSAKEKNYSIEDFVRRIT, from the exons ATGAGCGAGTTCCGTATTCACCATGATGTCAACGAGTTGCTCAGCCTGCTGCGTGTTCACGGCGGGGAAGGAGCCGAAGTCTACATCGATCTTCTGCAGAAGAATCGAACGCCTTACGTTACTACCACTGTCTCTGCCCACAGCGCGAAG GTAAAAATAGCAGAGTTTTCTCGAACTCCtgaagattttttaaagaagtacgATGAGCTGAAGTCTAAAAACACAAGACATCTAGATTCCTTAGTTTATCTACTGTCAAAACTCACAGAAGACAAAGAG ACGCTTCAGTATTTGCAGCAAAATGCTAAAGAAAGGGCAGAGCTTGCAGCAACTGCAGCAACCAGTGGCAGCACAAATTTTTCCATTCCCTCGTCTACTTCCAAGATATCTCTACAGGAGCTCGAGGAGCTCCGCAAGCAGCTGGGCAGCGTCACAGCCAACTCCAGTGTACAGCAG CCTCTTGAGCTTACACGAAAAATCCTCCGAGATAAGCAGAACAAGAAGAATTTTGGTCATCCCATTCCAGTATTTCCATCCTGGGTGTATGAGAGACCTGCGCTTATTGGTGATTTCTTAATTGGCACCAGTTTAAGCACTGACACAACGGTACCTATAG GTACTTTGCCATTAGCCTCCCAAGAATCCGTGATTGTGGAGGACTTGCTGTACGTTCTGATTGGCGTGGATGGAAGATACATCACAGCACAGGCTCTTGTAGGCAGGCAAAACCGAGCGTTTTCAGTTGATCCAAACTTGGACTTGTCCATCAAAGAGCTGGTGACCAGGATTCTTCCTGTAGCAGCAAGTTACTCTGCTGTCACCAG gTTTATAGAGGAGAAGTCTTCCTTCGAGTATGGACAGGTAAATCACGCTCTGGCTGCTGCTATGCGGACTCTAATCAAGGAATACATGATACTAATAACCCAGCTGGAACATCTTCAGAGACAGGGACTTCTGTCACTGCAGAAACTCTGGTTTTATATCCAGCCCACAATGAGGACCCTGGAGATTCTTGCTTCACTTG cTACTTCTGTGGATAAAGGTGAGTGCATGGGAGGATCAACCCTGAGCTTACTCCACGACAAGACTTTCAATTACACGGGGGACAGCCAGGCCCAGGAGCTGTGCCTGTATTTAACCAAGGCGGCCAGCGTGccttattttgaaattctggaaaagtGGATATATCGAGGCATCATTAATGATCCATACAG TGAGTTCATGGTGGAGGAACatgagctgcagaaggagaagattCAGGAAGACTATAATGACAAATATTGGGATCAAAGATATACTGTTGTTCAGCAACAGATTCCCTCATTCTTGCAGAAAATGGCTGACAAAATACTAAGCACAG ggaaatatttaaatgttgtgCGAGAATGTGGACGTGATGTTACCTGCCCTGTGGCTAAAGAGGTCATCTATACCTTAAAAGAGCGAGCATATGTGGAGCAAATAGAAAAAGCATATAACTATGCTAGCAAAGTTCTTCTGGATTTCCTAATGGAGGAGAAAGAGCTGGTGGCTCACCTAag GTCTATAAAACACTATTTTCTGATGGATCAAGGGGACTTTTTTGTTCACTTCATGGATCTCACAGAAGAGGAACTTAAGAAGCCTGTGGATGACATCATAACTACGAGGCTAGAGGCTCTGCTTGAATTAGCCCTGCGAATGAGCACAGCCAACACAGATCCTTTCAAGGATGATTTAAAG ATTGACTTGATGCCCCATGACCTCATTACACAGCTCTTGAGAGTATTGGCCATAGAAACGAAGCAGGAGAAGGCCATTATCAGTGCAGATCCCACAGAGCTCACTCTCAGCGGTCTGGAAGCATTTTCCTTTGACTACATTGTTAAGTGGCCTCTGTCCCTTATTATAAACAG gaaagcaTTGACAAGATACCAGATGCTTTTCAGACACATGTTCTATTGCAAACATGTGGAAAGGCAGTTGTGCAATGTTTGGATCAGCAATAAGACGGCCAAGCAATTCTCCCTGCATTCAGCTAAGTG GTTTGCTGGTGCTTTCACACTGCGGCAGCGGATGCTGAATTTTGTCCAGAATATCCAGTATTACATGATGTTTGAAGTGATGGAGCCAACATGGCACATTCTTGAGAAGAACCTGAAGTTG GCATCTAATATTGACGATGTCCTGAGCCACCACACAAGCTTCCTGGATAACTGCTTGAAGGACTGCATGCTAACCAACCCAGAGCTGCTGAAGATCTTCTCCAAGCTGATGTCTGTCTGTGTCATGTTCACAAACTGCATGCAG AGGTTCACCCAGAGCATGAAGCTGGATAACGAGATGGACCGGTTCACCTTAGAGCATGGCACGATGCTGGGCCCACCGACAGAGGAGGAGCGTGCTGAAGAGACTGCAAAGAAGAAGCTGACTAGTAAG CTTTTAGCAGAGCATGCTGACAACCTCCACCTGACATCTGGCTTCGAAGCAACGATCAACAAGTTTGATAGCAATTTCTCAACACATCTGCTCGACCTGTTGGACAAACTGAGCGTTTACAGCACCAATGACTGTGAGCACAGCATGCTCAACATCATCTACAG CACCAAACAGAAGATGACAGAGATCCAGAAGGTTTCCTTCAAAGCGGGGAAGCTCACACATAACTCACAGACCTTCAGTGTGCTGAAGTCCTGCTCAGGTGCCTTGGCTCCAGCCGTAGTGGTGTTGACAATGGGTTGGCAACCACAGATCTCCAGAGTCACTCCATCGCATCCCAGTAGTGCAAAGGAGAAGAATTACAGCATAGAGGACTTTGTCAGAAGGATTACTTAA
- the TUBGCP2 gene encoding gamma-tubulin complex component 2 isoform X2: MSEFRIHHDVNELLSLLRVHGGEGAEVYIDLLQKNRTPYVTTTVSAHSAKVKIAEFSRTPEDFLKKYDELKSKNTRHLDSLVYLLSKLTEDKETLQYLQQNAKERAELAATAATSGSTNFSIPSSTSKISLQELEELRKQLGSVTANSSVQQPLELTRKILRDKQNKKNFGHPIPVFPSWVYERPALIGDFLIGTSLSTDTTVPIGTLPLASQESVIVEDLLYVLIGVDGRYITAQALVGRQNRAFSVDPNLDLSIKELVTRILPVAASYSAVTRFIEEKSSFEYGQVNHALAAAMRTLIKEYMILITQLEHLQRQGLLSLQKLWFYIQPTMRTLEILASLATSVDKGECMGGSTLSLLHDKTFNYTGDSQAQELCLYLTKAASVPYFEILEKWIYRGIINDPYSEFMVEEHELQKEKIQEDYNDKYWDQRYTVVQQQIPSFLQKMADKILSTGKYLNVVRECGRDVTCPVAKEVIYTLKERAYVEQIEKAYNYASKVLLDFLMEEKELVAHLRSIKHYFLMDQGDFFVHFMDLTEEELKKPVDDIITTRLEALLELALRMSTANTDPFKDDLKIDLMPHDLITQLLRVLAIETKQEKAIISADPTELTLSGLEAFSFDYIVKWPLSLIINRKALTRYQMLFRHMFYCKHVERQLCNVWISNKTAKQFSLHSAKWFAGAFTLRQRMLNFVQNIQYYMMFEVMEPTWHILEKNLKLASNIDDVLSHHTSFLDNCLKDCMLTNPELLKIFSKLMSVCVMFTNCMQRFTQSMKLDNEMDRFTLEHGTMLGPPTEEERAEETAKKKLTSKLLAEHADNLHLTSGFEATINKFDSNFSTHLLDLLDKLSVYSTNDCEHSMLNIIYRLDFNGFYTERLEHMSAERSQKASPLLPRLAGHAQ; encoded by the exons ATGAGCGAGTTCCGTATTCACCATGATGTCAACGAGTTGCTCAGCCTGCTGCGTGTTCACGGCGGGGAAGGAGCCGAAGTCTACATCGATCTTCTGCAGAAGAATCGAACGCCTTACGTTACTACCACTGTCTCTGCCCACAGCGCGAAG GTAAAAATAGCAGAGTTTTCTCGAACTCCtgaagattttttaaagaagtacgATGAGCTGAAGTCTAAAAACACAAGACATCTAGATTCCTTAGTTTATCTACTGTCAAAACTCACAGAAGACAAAGAG ACGCTTCAGTATTTGCAGCAAAATGCTAAAGAAAGGGCAGAGCTTGCAGCAACTGCAGCAACCAGTGGCAGCACAAATTTTTCCATTCCCTCGTCTACTTCCAAGATATCTCTACAGGAGCTCGAGGAGCTCCGCAAGCAGCTGGGCAGCGTCACAGCCAACTCCAGTGTACAGCAG CCTCTTGAGCTTACACGAAAAATCCTCCGAGATAAGCAGAACAAGAAGAATTTTGGTCATCCCATTCCAGTATTTCCATCCTGGGTGTATGAGAGACCTGCGCTTATTGGTGATTTCTTAATTGGCACCAGTTTAAGCACTGACACAACGGTACCTATAG GTACTTTGCCATTAGCCTCCCAAGAATCCGTGATTGTGGAGGACTTGCTGTACGTTCTGATTGGCGTGGATGGAAGATACATCACAGCACAGGCTCTTGTAGGCAGGCAAAACCGAGCGTTTTCAGTTGATCCAAACTTGGACTTGTCCATCAAAGAGCTGGTGACCAGGATTCTTCCTGTAGCAGCAAGTTACTCTGCTGTCACCAG gTTTATAGAGGAGAAGTCTTCCTTCGAGTATGGACAGGTAAATCACGCTCTGGCTGCTGCTATGCGGACTCTAATCAAGGAATACATGATACTAATAACCCAGCTGGAACATCTTCAGAGACAGGGACTTCTGTCACTGCAGAAACTCTGGTTTTATATCCAGCCCACAATGAGGACCCTGGAGATTCTTGCTTCACTTG cTACTTCTGTGGATAAAGGTGAGTGCATGGGAGGATCAACCCTGAGCTTACTCCACGACAAGACTTTCAATTACACGGGGGACAGCCAGGCCCAGGAGCTGTGCCTGTATTTAACCAAGGCGGCCAGCGTGccttattttgaaattctggaaaagtGGATATATCGAGGCATCATTAATGATCCATACAG TGAGTTCATGGTGGAGGAACatgagctgcagaaggagaagattCAGGAAGACTATAATGACAAATATTGGGATCAAAGATATACTGTTGTTCAGCAACAGATTCCCTCATTCTTGCAGAAAATGGCTGACAAAATACTAAGCACAG ggaaatatttaaatgttgtgCGAGAATGTGGACGTGATGTTACCTGCCCTGTGGCTAAAGAGGTCATCTATACCTTAAAAGAGCGAGCATATGTGGAGCAAATAGAAAAAGCATATAACTATGCTAGCAAAGTTCTTCTGGATTTCCTAATGGAGGAGAAAGAGCTGGTGGCTCACCTAag GTCTATAAAACACTATTTTCTGATGGATCAAGGGGACTTTTTTGTTCACTTCATGGATCTCACAGAAGAGGAACTTAAGAAGCCTGTGGATGACATCATAACTACGAGGCTAGAGGCTCTGCTTGAATTAGCCCTGCGAATGAGCACAGCCAACACAGATCCTTTCAAGGATGATTTAAAG ATTGACTTGATGCCCCATGACCTCATTACACAGCTCTTGAGAGTATTGGCCATAGAAACGAAGCAGGAGAAGGCCATTATCAGTGCAGATCCCACAGAGCTCACTCTCAGCGGTCTGGAAGCATTTTCCTTTGACTACATTGTTAAGTGGCCTCTGTCCCTTATTATAAACAG gaaagcaTTGACAAGATACCAGATGCTTTTCAGACACATGTTCTATTGCAAACATGTGGAAAGGCAGTTGTGCAATGTTTGGATCAGCAATAAGACGGCCAAGCAATTCTCCCTGCATTCAGCTAAGTG GTTTGCTGGTGCTTTCACACTGCGGCAGCGGATGCTGAATTTTGTCCAGAATATCCAGTATTACATGATGTTTGAAGTGATGGAGCCAACATGGCACATTCTTGAGAAGAACCTGAAGTTG GCATCTAATATTGACGATGTCCTGAGCCACCACACAAGCTTCCTGGATAACTGCTTGAAGGACTGCATGCTAACCAACCCAGAGCTGCTGAAGATCTTCTCCAAGCTGATGTCTGTCTGTGTCATGTTCACAAACTGCATGCAG AGGTTCACCCAGAGCATGAAGCTGGATAACGAGATGGACCGGTTCACCTTAGAGCATGGCACGATGCTGGGCCCACCGACAGAGGAGGAGCGTGCTGAAGAGACTGCAAAGAAGAAGCTGACTAGTAAG CTTTTAGCAGAGCATGCTGACAACCTCCACCTGACATCTGGCTTCGAAGCAACGATCAACAAGTTTGATAGCAATTTCTCAACACATCTGCTCGACCTGTTGGACAAACTGAGCGTTTACAGCACCAATGACTGTGAGCACAGCATGCTCAACATCATCTACAG GTTGGACTTCAATGGCTTCTACACAGAGCGCTTGGAGCACATGTCTGCTGAGCGCAGCCAGAAGGCATCTCCCCTGCTTCCTCGCCTGGCCGGCCATGCCCAGTGA